The window ccaaaaaagaaatagaataatatttgaacataaaaaaactaaaagagaaagaatgtgaatggaagtaaaaaaaaaaaaaaaaaaaaagagatgtaGAAAGGTATAGATGCATGTATAAGGCTGCATTTTTAGCGCTACATATAGAGAGGTTTGGTTTAGTGTCTTCACTTTATACCTtcaattatttccttttcttttttttttttcttttttaactcatccttttgttttcctttaatttgtcttcttctccatttaaatatagtcacttcaatcattttttttctctctcaatatTATCTCTAATATCTTATACTatacattattcaaaatttacattaaacttttcattaattacATCTATCTTGCTCCTTTTTATACATGTATATAGAGTGATCACTTGTATAtagttagttttttaaaaatatataacaaatataatcaaGGTGGAATAAATTAAGACCGAACAACTTtccattcatttattttaaaaagattagaTTAAATATTGTAAGAGTTGTTGGCTAATATATAGAGTGTGAAACGAATCTCAAACCTTAAGATTAGTGTTGTAACAAATTATGTGTTAACTGTGAGCTATATTCATGTTGGCGACTTTATTCTAACTCGtacttttgaatttcaatataaaatattagatacacgatgatgaaaaatattgtaatattcTTTGTAAAATGAAATCTCACTTTACCAATAATATTATGCTTAACTACTTTTGAAATTAGGTTTGATGtgtatataataaagtatttatatgATTGATAATGATATAGTTGCAAGGTAGgagtaataatatatatatattatatatattaaaaaaagtgtgtGCCTTGAATATAGGAGTTGGGAAGGTGGGGCAACATTGGCATCCCATGTGAAGCATTTAATTTAGACTATAGTTTTCATGTacgtgtttatatatatatatatatatatatatatattgattggGTTTATTacatttgacaattttatatGCTTGTGGACAAAGAAGAACACTATATATCCAACTACTAATGCTTGATTTTGACTATGAACTTCTaagttttgaaacaaaattataataattataattataattgaattgTTTGTTACAATTTAGACTTGAGTTGGGCCTATCTGCCATTATAATGTCCGAAAGAGTAAGCCTGGGCCCCATTTAGCCCAATAACCCGGCCCACTTACAAAACCTTGTTGGATATTGGagtcaaattttatttttaaaaaagattttctAACACAAATATTCAGAAATAACTTGACTATTACAActttatataatatcaacGTAGTAATTAACATGCCCCTATCTATTTTTAGGTTGGATCAATCCTTTCTGTAATTGCTgtactaaaatttttaaaaaaaaagtttcaaagaataaagtaaattaatggtaaataataaaattgtttaaagcatttataaaatatagcaaattttcatatttcatcgTTGATAGCACTACTATCTATGCACTTATAAAAGTCTATCATGTTTGATTATACAATCATTACTTTATTAAATGTGGATTAAAATGCAATAATCACTTATTTAGCATGTGTTTACTTGTTCGTAGAaacctttatttatatagaaaaattaaatttgaaaagttggagtaaaaacattaattcaatcactatatatatttttacgaaatttagaaataaaaaaattgaaaagaaaatgaatgatagTGCAACCAAGAAATAAACTCAATTCACGAAATAAGAAACCTAAAAGAATAGACTACAAATAGAGAAGAGAGTACCTGAAGGAAACTAAATactatttattgaaaaagtttagatttCAAACCATAATTCGACAGTAGAGGTACGGCTGGCGGCTCGGATGCGGAAGAGGCGCGGCTCACGGCTCAAGTGCGGAATGGGATCGGCTCGCGCTCGGCAGTAGGACGGCTCAAGGCTCGGCTTACGACTCGGATGCGGAATGGGATCGGCTCCCGGCTCCCGTACACATACAGCTTGGACAGAGCGCGCGCTTGCGAGAGGAGACGGCTACCGGCGCGGACGCGGAAGAAAAGCTTCACACGGCGGCTAGGCTTCGTCGGACGATCGGCTGTGCGCGGCTGATGGAGATAAATTCGACGAACGATCGGCTGGGTTTCGAAGAAgacctttctcttttttttaattgcaCTAAATTTGAGGaccatttataaataataataataacatcattactttttctttcttattttcattacatcatatttttatgttccctaaatttattatcatcgtagttaaattgaaactttttatcCAGCTAGAGTTGATTATTATAGTGGTTCATAATGGTCACCGTTTATgttagagaaataaaaaaatagaaaaacaaacaaaaatctcaAGGCTACTGCGAATGAGGAGGGAGTGAAGTGAAGTGAAGCTGTCTGTATCCTAATTAGCGACTATCTGTTTGCGAGTCTCCCCCAGTTCATGGTTCTTCTCAATAATCATGACCTCCAAAATTTCAGTTTCCACATTACCATTTCCCCCATCTTCCCCAACATCTACTTGCTCAAGACTTTCACCCTCCACTTCCACTTCCTCTTCCATCTTATACCCCATAACCCCCAAATTTCATCTCTCCTTGTGTAATTTCCCACTGGGTCTCCGCCTTTTCTCTCCATGGACTGGTTTAAAGCACTTGGGTATTTCTACCAGAGGAAGGTTTCCCGGTATGGATATAATACTCTTTTATGTTTAAGATTCAATTACTTTTTCATATGTGTCTGTTTGATTTCATATTGTCTGAAAGTGGTATTTTTGCagagagaaggaagagaaTTCCTAAGGGGAAAGCAGTTTTTGCATCTTTGTTTGGGGTTGGAGCTCCCGAGGCACTGGTTATTGGGGTTGTGGCTTTGTTAGTTTTTGGTCCCAAGGGCCTTGCTGAGGTTAGTTATACAATTCTTGTAGATTACAGAAATTTTGGAGGTATTTGGCTGTTTCAGATTTGTTTATTTCGTTTAAACGTTTTTGTGGATTTTATTGTCTGATGTTTTCTTGATGATGGCAAAAGTTGCGCCTTTGATAGAATGAATTCTCTTTAGAAATTAGATTCCATCTATTTAAGGTAGTCTGGTAGGTTTTGGTGTTGGTGCCGTTGACCAAAGTTTCTATTAGAAACAAGAAACTTCCCTTACCTTAATGCTCTAGTCTTTTTCTGTCTTGAGCCACGGTGGAGGAATAATTAGTGTTGATGCAAAAATCAACATTTGCTGCCTCGGCCTGGTCGAGGCCAAGCAGCGCCAAGCAATGCCGGCCCTAGTTAAGTCTTGTATTCAAACCCATTCCAGCCTTGGGGCATCGTTGCTATCGTTGCTGGCCCTGATTCTATTATTTGATTGGCTTTGTTGCCCTTTTTTCATGTTTGGCAGATTATACCCATTGGTCTCATAACAAGTATGCTGTATTGTCGCAATGACAAGAAGGGTAGCTTCCTAATTCTTTGACAGACCTTCAATCATTGTTGTGTACATGATAAAGTGTGTTAAGAAAAATCTCATGTATTAAATTCACCCTTGTGACTCGGTTTGTTGGTAACTTAAGGAAGCGTAACGTGTAATCACCATAGGTTAGCCAGCCTAGTTACACGAGAGCTATCATAAAAAGTGAGGTTATGAGTTTCTCTCCCATTTACCTTTTGGAGGAAAAGGTGATCTTTTTTGGTTTGTCTGCGTTTAGGCTTTGTTGCGGGATCTTTGGGAGAGAAACAATAGAATGTTTAAAGGTGTAGTGAGGGGCTCTAATGAGATTTCAAggtttcatgtttctctttggACTTtggtttcaaatatttttggtGGGCTTGCTTTTTTGTTTGCCCCTGTATTGTTTCGTTTGTTTAGCTAGAGCCCTCTATGAGTAATATTGACAACCAAACGTAGTAAGGTCAAACAATTGTCTTGTGAGAATAAGTGAGTTGAACCTCTGGTCCAAATActcacaattattttaaaaaataacgtAACTTAAGGGGCATGACTAAGAATATAGAAGCTCCTTATGAAGAAAAGATTTGTGCACATATTTTGGGAACTTTAGAGTTGGGGAGTGATAAGGAACTCCAAGAAGTTTCATTAGTTTGTACTTCTCTGAAAGGGTTTCTATCAGTTATAACTTATATTACGATGTCATATTTAAAGCGCTGAGAAATGAAATCACTGCATTCATTGTCTCTTCTTTGGTAAAATAGTGGGTggtaaatgttttataaagaATTGTGAGTGATGTTGATAGtgattatattttctaattctcCACATCTCTTTTGCTGTgctttttgaaattgaataattcTCAGCTTCTATCACGCTTTACTTGAAAAGAACACTAATGATACTTGATATGATTTTAAACATCTTGGTTATTACAATGGACTAtctgtttatttcttttccgAGGGTCTTGTCCAGTTGGAACCCAAAAAGTGAAGGCATCGGCTGCCTCATAGGTTTCCTTTTCCCTGTGCTGCACTCTTGTTTTGAGAACCCTCATCATCAATGGTTCTCTGTGAGTATTGGCTTGTAACTGTAATGGAGATAAGAAAGAAGGATAATCTCATCTCTGAATTAAGTAATGCaagtatataaatgaaatctAGCATTTTAAAAGATTCCTCCCTACTATCATTGGGTTGGCCTAGTGGTCAACAAGGTCCATGAGTTTAATAAAGGACCTAGAGGGAATGAGCTCAATTCAAATTCACGGTGGCCAACTACCTAGGCTTTAATATCTTCTAGTTTCCTTGGCACCCGAATGTCGTAGGATCAGACAGATTGTCCTGTGAGATTAAGTCAAGGTGAGTATTAGCTAACCCAAACACTCATTGGTatatcaaagaaataaaaattaaagggtCCTCCCTCTTAATTTGATGTATTTGTTGTATGCTCTCAAAATTGTTGATACTGACCCAAATACTCAAACGGCAGTCTACCATTTGTACTTGTTTGGAGACCAAAGTACAAAGAAAGTTGGTTTGGCTTTGGAGATCTCAAAAGGCTATGAAGGTCAACAAGTTCTTGGTATACATTATTACAGTGTAGAGTGCTGAAAGTTGCTCATTTATGTTTCCTGATATGAGACTTGTAAAAGGGTAAGAGTAACTTTTTAAGACTGAAACCACTTGAAATGAGGAGATTGATATGTcaatgttatttattaatttgttgttataaACAGAAACGGGCAGTCTTAAATGAACACATGTTAGTGAAGAGTAAGGTTAGCCTTGGGTCCTTAACCCCATCCTCATTGTAAAAAGATTATAATCCAGCAATATATCAATTGTAATGGCCCTAATGGGTGATCCTACTTCTAGTCTTGTGCACCTCAATGTAAACTTCAGGATATTGAGCTTTCCACTTGGATGCTGGAACTCAAGAACTTGCAAAACTTCCTTAAAACGTCGAAAATCTTTACCAGGGCCACTCCTTGGCAGCAAGGCTGATGATTTGAAACTGCTATTATATAAGACAATAATTTTGGAACTTCTTTTGGTGGCTCTATCTCCAAGTCTAAAGATGAAGCTGATGgaaagttctttttctttggtgTTTGATAGTTCTTGATTATAGAGCTTTGATCTCTGTGCCAATCAAATTTGTTCTGGGCAGGTTCatgtgaaacaaaaaaaaaaaaagaaaaacctcaCTGTCAGTTTCCTATGTTGCCCTTGGGTTTGGTAGAATGGAATGCTAggatttattttgatttgctCTTCTGACTGTTAGATCAAACGAATGATGCTGCTCATCTGAAAGTTGGTAGCATTATGTGCTTGAAAACTTGTAGAGTATGGAAGgtgaatggtcaaatttgaCTAATCTTAATCTGCTGGCTTTGTAGTCGAAACAGGTTGTCTGGCTAACtttctttacattttcaaccaattaggaTCTCTTTCTGTAAACTTCCAAGGTGTTGGCTGGGGAAGACGAGAAATCCTTGTTGAAATCTTGagtttaattcttaaaaaccTCTTCAGAGGCCTCCAGAATGTTGCATTTAATCAAAAACATATATCGAGTTTGCCTGAGTGAAATTCTAAAAAACATCTCTTCAGAGGCCTCCAGGAACTTGAAAGTTGAAgctttataaagaaaaaatcgtTCAAGTAAGCTGATCCATTGAACTTGGAATTGGATCTCAAAATAGATCAACCTCaagttaatttaactattttaccaactatcaaacaaaaaggaatttgtttttatcaaaAGCATCTAGGACTTTGCATAAGATGAAAACAACTTGACATGCATTGATTACCAAGTCTAACAAAAGACCTGAAAACCATTTGGGCAGgtttttgttaaattctttAGAAGATTTAACCTAAAACATATCAATAAGTCCCAAATTTAGTTGACTTAACTTATTTACATGCAGGTTGCTCGGACTCTGGGGAAAACCTTACGTGCATTTCAACCCACTATTAGAGAACTCCAGGTTGTTATAAAAGTATATAGTATAACTTATATAtcagtttttgagattttcttgTATAACTTCTTATAGaccttattgtagttttttgttcttcatttttgtctCTAGGATGTTTCTAGAGAATTCAAGACCACGCTCGAGCGAGAAATTGGTctcgatgaaattgagagttcaGTTAACAGCTCATACAATGCCAGCAAATCTACCTACTCAAACCCACCTTCTGTTTCTAAAGCAGAAGAATTTGTTTCAAACTCACCTTTTCTTCCTAAAGCAGAAGAGCTTTCAGTGGCTGAACCAAGTGAGCGATTAAGTTATTTCTTATCCATATTCTTATTTGTTATCGGTACTTCTGTTCTAGGGAAGAAAGCTACatagaaaaagtagaatgccaaatggaaaaaaaaaaaagaaaaaaagatcagTAAGCAGccttattttttgaaaatagaaacaaaaaattaacaattattgTTAAACCAAGCCATTTGAGaacatgaaataaaatttaatagcTGCCGTGCATCATGTCTAGGAAtgttaaaatgaaacaatcaGTAGGGTTATAGAATCATCGTTCTGTCAGCTTCAATTATGATACggtttttgaaagaaaattttcttatgtatttTAACAGCAGATGATTCTTCATCAGCAAGCAAAGCTTATAGCTCTGAAGAATACCTAAAAGTTACAGAAGAGCAGCTAAAAGCTCAAGATGAGCTTCAAACCAATTTTGTAGCCCAAAACCAGAGTGGATCTCAAGTACAGCGTGAaggttgttaaaatcaaatctctcaagttttatttgataactattttgttttgatctcATTTTTTAGGTAAACATTTGAATTCATAGTCAAATTCTAAAACCAAATGGTTATCAACGGGATCTTCATTTTCTCACCCTCCTCCTAAAACTCTAACATATACTCTTAATAGGAACTGTTGAAGAACCTGCCACGGGTGCTCCTGAACTCCAAAATCTTGACATAGGTAAGGTTGAGGAGTCAACTGCCTCAGCACCCGGACCTCCTGGAACTGAGACGTAGAGTTATTGGAATCGGAATCCATTGTGGATGGATGAGTATTTGTTGTTTCATCAATGGATTGGATATGATACAACATGTTTGTTTAGGTGGGCAATTAGAAAATGTGTTAGTGTTTGGGAGAGGTGATTTTATCAGTGTCTTGGAACGTAATTAGTTTCTAGGCATTGGATAAGATGGTTTTTGTTGGATTACTATTAAGTAGAATTCCTTCCTCATTTCATATTAATATCTTCCAcggattttagttttaaaaaaaaaatatataattcttaGTCTATCAGTTTTGTGAAATAGATTCAAAACATATTCTAATTAGATTACCTTACAAAATGGCTAATAAATAATAtccataaaagaaatatatatatatataagaaatttgaaattctaaCATCTTGGtcaataattaaacaatttcattattaataaaataaaaaagcatttTTGCgcaattaaaaaggaaaaaaaaagggtcaCATAATGTaaataacattataaaaaGCAATATTTCcccaagaaattcaaaacccCAAATTCTGTCCTCTTCCACTTTATTCAAATCACTTGGGAAAACAAAAACCTAAATCTCCAAAACAAACTCCTTATCCTTCTCCAGCCTCGCCATAGCTTCTTCCTCCAAGCTTATCTCCACATCGATTCCTCCATTCTTCCCTTGATACAGATACATCATCCCATCAAATCTATTATTACATCCACTCCTCACGCTCTCCGGTTTTCCCCATCCAAAATCCACCTCATACACTTTAAATCTCGGTGAACTCCCCACCGCCACACAGTTCATTCCAGCGTCCTTGAACTCGAAGATCTTCGGCGCACTCTCCCATTCTTTGTTCCTTTGATCGATCGCCGCTGCGTCGTGTGACACGATTGCCTTTTGGATCACTCCAGCCCCGAATTCCGCCGGATTCATCAGTAGTAATCCAGCGGCAGTCCCGGTGAATATCGCTTGGATTAGGTTTCCGAAGTAGCTCTCCGGCATTGGCGGATCCACGCGTTTACGGCAGTCTGCGAAAACGGTGAAGACGGTGATGTCTTCCGGCTTCAGGTTTCGGGCCTGTGTGACGTGACGCCATATGTGGACGGAG of the Cucumis sativus cultivar 9930 chromosome 3, Cucumber_9930_V3, whole genome shotgun sequence genome contains:
- the LOC101214476 gene encoding sec-independent protein translocase protein TATB, chloroplastic isoform X2, with translation MTSKISVSTLPFPPSSPTSTCSRLSPSTSTSSSILYPITPKFHLSLCNFPLGLRLFSPWTGLKHLGISTRGRFPGGIFAERRKRIPKGKAVFASLFGVGAPEALVIGVVALLVFGPKGLAEVARTLGKTLRAFQPTIRELQDVSREFKTTLEREIGLDEIESSVNSSYNASKSTYSNPPSVSKAEEFVSNSPFLPKAEELSVAEPNDSSSASKAYSSEEYLKVTEEQLKAQDELQTNFVAQNQSGSQVQREGTVEEPATGAPELQNLDIGKVEESTASAPGPPGTET
- the LOC101214476 gene encoding sec-independent protein translocase protein TATB, chloroplastic isoform X1, yielding MTSKISVSTLPFPPSSPTSTCSRLSPSTSTSSSILYPITPKFHLSLCNFPLGLRLFSPWTGLKHLGISTRGRFPGGIFAERRKRIPKGKAVFASLFGVGAPEALVIGVVALLVFGPKGLAEVARTLGKTLRAFQPTIRELQDVSREFKTTLEREIGLDEIESSVNSSYNASKSTYSNPPSVSKAEEFVSNSPFLPKAEELSVAEPTDDSSSASKAYSSEEYLKVTEEQLKAQDELQTNFVAQNQSGSQVQREGTVEEPATGAPELQNLDIGKVEESTASAPGPPGTET
- the LOC101214476 gene encoding sec-independent protein translocase protein TATB, chloroplastic isoform X3, whose protein sequence is MTSKISVSTLPFPPSSPTSTCSRLSPSTSTSSSILYPITPKFHLSLCNFPLGLRLFSPWTGLKHLGISTRGRFPERRKRIPKGKAVFASLFGVGAPEALVIGVVALLVFGPKGLAEVARTLGKTLRAFQPTIRELQDVSREFKTTLEREIGLDEIESSVNSSYNASKSTYSNPPSVSKAEEFVSNSPFLPKAEELSVAEPTDDSSSASKAYSSEEYLKVTEEQLKAQDELQTNFVAQNQSGSQVQREGTVEEPATGAPELQNLDIGKVEESTASAPGPPGTET